The Sulfitobacter sp. SK011 genome has a window encoding:
- a CDS encoding alpha/beta hydrolase, protein MPEVIFPGPEGRLEGRYHPQKERDAPIAIVLHPHPQFGGTMNHKVVYNLHYAFYNMGFTVLRFNFRGVGRSQGEYDQGIGELSDAASALDYLQSMNNNSKHCWVAGFSFGAWIGMQLLMRRPEITGFISVAPPANMYDFSFLAPCPASGLVINGTADRVAPPADTVNLVNKLHEQKGITITHQEVEGAGHFFEEPHMDTLITSTTDYVRRRLTETSR, encoded by the coding sequence ATGCCCGAGGTAATTTTTCCCGGACCCGAAGGCCGCCTCGAAGGCCGCTATCATCCACAAAAAGAACGCGATGCCCCGATTGCCATCGTGTTGCATCCGCATCCGCAGTTTGGCGGAACGATGAACCACAAGGTTGTCTATAACCTGCATTATGCCTTTTATAACATGGGCTTCACTGTGTTGCGGTTCAACTTCCGTGGTGTTGGTCGCAGTCAAGGTGAATATGATCAGGGCATTGGTGAGCTTTCAGATGCGGCCAGCGCGCTCGATTATCTGCAATCCATGAACAACAATTCGAAACACTGCTGGGTGGCGGGTTTCAGCTTTGGTGCATGGATCGGGATGCAGCTTTTGATGCGCCGTCCGGAAATCACCGGATTTATTTCCGTCGCACCACCCGCGAATATGTATGATTTCAGCTTCCTCGCCCCCTGCCCGGCCTCTGGTCTGGTGATCAATGGCACCGCTGACCGCGTGGCACCGCCTGCGGACACGGTGAACCTTGTTAACAAACTGCACGAGCAAAAAGGCATCACGATTACCCATCAGGAAGTCGAAGGTGCCGGCCATTTCTTTGAAGAGCCGCATATGGACACACTGATCACCTCCACCACCGATTATGTGAGGCGGCGCCTGACAGAGACCTCGCGCTGA
- a CDS encoding Rrf2 family transcriptional regulator translates to MKLSTKGRYAMVALADIALQPGDALVSLGDIAERQSISLPYLEQLFVKLRRADLVTSVRGPGGGYRLGRPASDIRVVDVLAAVDETLDAMHKGAGASGGSSGSRAQSMTNRLWEGLSAHVYVFLHQTRLSDVISNGLVPCPAVPNLFAVVDE, encoded by the coding sequence ATGAAGCTGTCAACCAAAGGCCGTTATGCCATGGTCGCACTGGCCGATATCGCCTTGCAGCCGGGCGATGCGCTGGTGTCTTTGGGCGACATTGCAGAGCGGCAGTCGATTTCATTACCCTATCTTGAACAGCTTTTTGTTAAATTGCGGCGCGCCGATCTTGTGACATCGGTGCGCGGGCCGGGTGGCGGGTACCGGTTGGGGCGTCCGGCCTCGGATATCCGTGTCGTTGATGTGCTGGCGGCGGTGGATGAGACATTGGATGCGATGCACAAAGGGGCAGGTGCCTCTGGCGGATCATCGGGCAGCCGCGCCCAATCCATGACCAACCGTCTCTGGGAGGGGCTGAGCGCGCATGTCTATGTGTTTTTGCACCAGACCCGGCTGTCAGATGTGATCTCGAACGGGCTTGTGCCATGTCCCGCTGTGCCAAATCTATTTGCGGTGGTGGATGAATGA
- a CDS encoding cysteine desulfurase family protein, protein MNRVYLDHNATTPLRAEARRAMGAAMDVVGNPSSVHAEGRAAKALIEKARAQVAAALGADGADIVFTSGATEAAGLALSGRRLHCAAIEHDAVRAWTVEDLAVNAQGRVDVDDPATATLQWANSETGVLQDLPTGLAVSDMTQGFGKLAVDFMGSGVRMALVSAHKLGGPKGNGALVLRRGQDVPVQIKGGGQEMGRRSGTENVIGIAGFGAAAEAAARDVVSGRWQEVAVLRDLLEEALEASTKATIFVGKDADRLPNTSCILTPGWKGETQVMQMDLSGFAISAGSACSSGKVRASAVLRAMGYDETEAASAIRVSLGLDTKRDDVLRFADTWTAKLKKHEQRAA, encoded by the coding sequence ATGAACCGGGTATATCTCGATCACAACGCCACCACGCCATTGCGGGCCGAGGCACGCCGCGCGATGGGTGCGGCAATGGATGTGGTGGGCAATCCGTCATCGGTGCATGCCGAAGGACGCGCGGCAAAAGCGCTGATTGAAAAGGCGCGCGCCCAAGTGGCGGCGGCATTGGGGGCCGACGGGGCAGACATCGTTTTCACATCCGGTGCGACCGAAGCAGCAGGTTTGGCATTGTCGGGTCGCAGGTTGCACTGTGCCGCGATTGAACATGATGCAGTCCGTGCGTGGACGGTTGAGGATCTGGCTGTAAACGCGCAAGGACGGGTCGATGTTGACGATCCCGCAACTGCGACCTTGCAATGGGCCAACTCAGAAACCGGCGTCCTGCAAGACCTGCCAACTGGTTTGGCGGTCAGTGACATGACCCAGGGGTTTGGCAAGCTGGCGGTTGATTTTATGGGCTCCGGCGTGCGCATGGCGCTGGTGTCTGCCCATAAGCTTGGGGGGCCCAAAGGCAACGGCGCATTGGTCTTGCGACGCGGTCAGGACGTGCCTGTGCAGATCAAAGGCGGCGGACAGGAAATGGGCCGCCGCTCTGGCACCGAAAACGTAATCGGGATCGCAGGTTTTGGTGCAGCAGCCGAGGCCGCAGCGCGTGACGTGGTGTCTGGCCGCTGGCAAGAGGTTGCTGTTTTGCGCGATTTGTTGGAAGAGGCCCTTGAGGCTTCGACAAAGGCGACTATTTTTGTAGGGAAAGATGCGGACCGTTTGCCCAACACTTCCTGCATCCTGACGCCGGGGTGGAAAGGCGAAACGCAGGTGATGCAAATGGATTTGTCTGGCTTTGCCATTTCGGCGGGGTCAGCGTGCTCATCGGGCAAGGTGCGCGCCAGCGCGGTCTTGCGCGCGATGGGATATGATGAAACGGAGGCAGCAAGCGCGATCCGCGTGTCTTTGGGCCTCGATACGAAACGCGATGATGTGCTGCGGTTTGCCGATACATGGACCGCAAAGTTAAAGAAACACGAGCAGCGGGCCGCGTAA